From Coffea arabica cultivar ET-39 chromosome 10e, Coffea Arabica ET-39 HiFi, whole genome shotgun sequence, one genomic window encodes:
- the LOC113712197 gene encoding NEDD8-conjugating enzyme Ubc12, whose amino-acid sequence MIKLFKVKEKQKELAENANGKPPVKKQSAGELRLHKDISELNLPKTCTIAFPNGKDDLMNFEVTIRPDEGYYLGGTFVFSFQISPIYPHEAPKVKCKTKVYHPNIDLEGNVCLNILREDWKPVLNINTIIYGLYHLFTEPNHEDPLNPDAAAVLRDNPKLFESNVRRAMAGGYVGQMFFPRCV is encoded by the exons ATGATTAAGCTGTTCAAAGTGAAGGAAAAGCAGAAGGAACTTGCTGAAAATGCAAATGGAAAACCTCCAGTGAAGAAGCAAAGTGCTGGAGAATTACGTCTTCACAAAG ATATAAGTGAACTCAATTTGCCAAAAACATGTACAATAGCATTCCCCAATGGCAAGGATGACCTCATGAACTTTGAAGTTACAATTCGACCTGATGAAGGATATTATTT GGGCGGCACATTTGTCTTCTCTTTCCAAATTTCTCCAATCTACCCCCATGAAGCTCCAAAGGTCAAATGCAAGACGAAG GTTTATCATCCCAATATCGACCTGGAAGGAAATGTCTGCCTGAACATCCTTCGAGAAGACTGGAAACCTGTGCTGAACATTAACACCATTATCTATGGCCTCTATCATCTCTTCACG GAACCTAATCACGAAGATCCTCTTAATCCTGATGCAGCTGCTGTGTTGAGGGACAACCCAAAGTTGTTTGAATCGAATGTGAGGAGGGCAATGGCAGGTGGCTATGTTGGGCAGATGTTCTTTCCTCGCTGCGTATAG